The genomic interval CAGTGCGGCCAGTGTGAACGTCACCGTCGCCGCCACCGATACCATGGCGCAGATTGCCGCCAAGATCAACGACGCGGGCTCCGGCGTGGTGGCCACCGTGCTCACCGATGCCTCGGGCGACCGCCTCATGCTGCGCTCGGCCAGCACCGGCGAGGCGCAGGGTTTCCGGGTGCAGGCCGTTGACACCGGGGATGGCAACAGCACCAACGATACCGGGCTGTCGGCACTGGCCTTCGACCTGGACCTGGACCCCGGCAACACCGCTGCTCCCACGGTAGCCGCCTACGGCATGGGGGCCAACACCTACCAGGCCGGGCAAAACGCCAAGGCCACCATCAACGGCATTGCCGTCACCTCGGCCAACAACAGCTTTAAAGACGTGGTGGCGGGTTTGACCATTACAGCCAGCACGGTCACCACCAGCGACGCAGAGCTCGTCACGACCAATGACAAAGCCGCGCTGACCAAAAACATCCAGGCCTTTGTCGATGCCTACAACGCCGTCAACAAGTACCTGGCCGATGCCACGTCCTACGACGATGCCACCAAGAAGTCAGGCGACCTGCAGGGCGACTCTACGGCCATCGGCCTGCGCAACTCCTTGCGCTCCTTGCTGGGCACCGGGGTGGTGGGGGGCAGCTACAAGCGCCTGTCGGACGTGGGCCTGAGCGTTGCACGCGACGGCAGCTTGACCGTGGATGCCACCAAGCTGGGCACTGCCTTGGACAACCCGGCCAATGTGAAGATTTTGTTTGCCCAGAAGAATACCGATGCCAGCACCAACGGCATTGCCCGCAAGGTCAAGACCTTTGCCGACGGTTTGCTGGCCTTCAGTGGCGGGCTGAACAACAAGGCGGACTCCCTGGCTGCGGAAACCAAGCGCAACACCACCGAACAAGACAAGGTGACCGCCCGTGCCGCTGCGGTGGAAAAACGCCTGCGCACCACCTACACCGCACTGGACACCAAGATGGCGGGCCTGACGGCCCTGAGTACCTACATCACGGACCAGGTGGCGGCATGGAACAGCAACAAGTAATGTCAACCTGCCATGGTAATTTTCTCGATGGGGCTTGAGTTTTTGACCGCACTGCCGATAACTAATACATCAAAGTCAAATGGATGCCCCCACCATGTTTACACCCGTAAGTGCCCGTGCAGCCTCCGCTTACAAACGCGTGGGCGCCCAAACCAGCATCGAAGGCGCCAGCCCCCACCAGGTGATCTGCCTGCTGTTCGAAGCACTGGTGCAGTCCCTGAATTCAGCCCGTGGCGCAATGGCGCGCGGCGACCTGGAAGTCAAGGGCCAGTCGATCGGCAAGGCCGTGCGTATTCTGGAAGAGGGCCTGAAAGCGGCGCTGGACATAGAGTCTGGCGGCGAGCTGGCCGAGAACCTGCGCGGTGTGTACAACTACAGCATTCTGCGGTTGACCACGGCCAATTTGAAGAACGACATCGCTTTAGTTGAAGAGGTAACGCAGTTGATCGTGCCCGTATTCGATGCCTGGAAAAGCATCCCACTGCCCTCTGTCGGCAATGCCTAAGCCCCTACCACCTTGCCGGACCCAGACCATGTCGCAAACTCTGATTGACTACTACAAAGCCATTGAAGACAGCAGCTTCAAGATGCTGAAGGCCGCCCAGCTGGAAGACTGGGATGAAGTGGTGCGTTTCGAAGGTGCCTGTGCTGTGCTGATCGAGCAACTGCGTCACCAGTCGCAGGCCGACCAGCTCACCCCCGAAAACCGCACCGAAAAAGCGCGCATCATGCAGCGCATTCTGCGCAACGATGCCCAGATTCGCTGCCTGACCGAGCCCTGGATCCAGCAGTTCGAGCAAATTCTGGAGCGCAAGCCCCAGTTGTTGCATTGATCAAAAATAGTAGCTGCCCTTGCTTATTGGATAAGCACAAGAGCCTGATTTGATCCACAAAAAAGCCCCAGCGATGGGGCTTTTTGCATGGCGGTGAGGCGTAGCAGTGGATGCTATTTATTCAGTAGCTGCTCGTGCTTATGGCGTAAGCGCAAGAGCCCTTAAATGCATAAAATTTACCGCAGGTCTGTTGGGTGTCTAGACCTGCATGTTCATGATGTCGCTGTACGCCTGCACCATGCGGTTGCGTACATGCAGCGTGGCCTGAAAGCCGATCTGGGCTTTCTGGATCGCCACCATGGTTTCTTCCAGGCTGACGTTGGGGTTCTCCATCTGCACTTCCTTTTGCAGCCGGGTGGATTCGTTTTGCGCCGCACTCACTTCGGCCAGGGCACCCTTGAGCGCGCTGGAGAACCCGGGGCCTTTGGCATCCGCAATGCCAGCCGTGGAAGGGCGTTGCACCACGCCCGCGCGGGTGGGCAAAGGAGTCGAAACGGGAGATAGGCGCAGATCCATGGCAGTTCCCTCCGGGGGATGGATACGAATGCCCTGATGGTAGATGGCCACGGCAGGTGTATGGTGCTGAAAAGGCAGCCAAAACCCCGGCTTATCAGGCCGATGGTTTGGCGGCTTGCCCGAATAATCAAGCCCGTTAGTGGAGCAAGCTCGCGCCATACCACCCGGAAAGCATGATGTCTGCAGTCGCCGAAATACCCGTACCGACCCTCTCGCCGTTGACGCAGCGTCTGTCCCATCTGGACCGCACGCAGCGGATGCGTCTGGGCGCGGGCATTGCATTGCTGGTGGTGGGGGCCTTGGTGGCCGTGCTGATGGGGCGCCAGCCCGACTACAAGGTGCTGTATACCAACCTGGCCGACAAGGACGGTGGTGCCATCGTGGCCCAGTTGTCGCAGATGAACGTGCCCTACAAGTACACCGAAGGTGGCGGTGCCATCATGGTGCCCGCCGAAAAAGTGCACGACACCCGTTTGCGCCTGGCCTCCCTGGGCCTGCCCAAGGGCTCGGTGGTCGGGTTCGAGCTGATGGAGGCCAACCGCTTCGGCATGACGCAGTTCCAGGAGCGGCTGGCCTTCCAGCGCGGACTGGAGGGGGAGCTGACCCGCTCCATCCAGGCCTTGTCGTCGGTGTCCAGCGCCCGGGTGCACCTGGCCCTGCCCAGCCAGAACGGATTTTTCAGAGAACAGCAAAAGCCCTCGGCCTCCATCCTGGTGAGCCTGCAGCCCGGCCAGTCACTGGACCGCACGCAACTGGCGGGCATCGTGCACCTGGTGGCCTCCAGCGTTCCCGAGATGCAGCCCGGCGCGGTCAGCGTGCTGGACGACACCGGCAAGCTGCTGTCGCAGTCGCCCGACGGTGCCAGCGGGGCCGATGCCGAACAGCTGCAATACGTACAGCGTATTGAGCAGCAATACAGCCGCCGCATTCTGGACATGCTGGAGCCCATCGTGGGCCGCCAGAACGTCAAGGCCCAGGTCACGGCCGAGGTCGATTTTTCGCAGGTCGAATCCACCGCTGAATCGCACCGGCCCAATCTGGCTACCGATGCCAGCGCCGTGCGCAGCCAGCAGGTGGTGGAAACCGGTGGTGGTGCCCAGGGCGCGCCCCTGCCCAGCGGCATTCCTGGTGCGACCACCAACCAGCCACCGGCTTCGGCTACCGCCCCCATCAACGGACCCGCCGTGGCCTTGACCGCTGCAGGCTCGGCCAGCGCGGCGGCGGCCGCAGGCGGCCCGGCAGCCGGTGCCAAGCGCGAATCGGTGACCAATTACGAGGTGGACAAGACGGTCCGGGTGGTGCGTGGCGGTTCGGGCTCCATCAAACGTTTAAGCGCTGCCGTGGTGGTGAACCACGCCGTCTCTGCCGATGAAAAAGGCCAGCCCACCACCAAAGCGCTGACCGATCAGCAGATCGAGCAAATGACCGCCCTGGTGCGCGAATCCATTGGCTTCAACAAGGACCGTGGTGACTCGGTCAACCTGATGAACGCGCCCTTTCTGGTGGACGTGCCGGTGGTGGACAACACCCCGCTGTGGAAGCAGCCTGAAACCCTGGAGATGGCCCGTAACCTGGCCTGGCCGGTGGGCAGCGTGCTGTTGGCGTTGCTGGTTATTTTTGGCCTGGTGCGTCCTGCCTTGAAAGCCATGGCCGCGCCCAAACCGGTGCCGGTGGAGCCCGCCGCGCTGGGTGCGGACGGCCAACCGCTGCCGCTGGGCATAGGCCCGCTGGGCGGCCCCCTGGATGCGCTGGTGGCGGGCGACACGCCGCGCGGCACCATCATTGGCCCCGACGGTATCCAGACCCTGGCACCCACCGACCACCAATTGCGGCTGGAGGATGCGCGCCAACTGGCCCGCACCAACTCGACTGCTGTGGCCAATATCGTGAAAAACTGGATCAACGGCGAAGACTGAGGCAACCCCATGGACGAACAAGGTCTTACCGACGCGGCTATTTTTCTGATGTCTCTGGGCGAGGAGGAGGCCGCCGAGGTCTTCAAACACCTGTCGCCCAAAGAAGTGCAAAAGCTGGGCGAAACCATCGCCAAAACCAAGGTTGTCACCCGCGAAAAAGTGGACGAGGTGCTGGTGCGCTTCACCAATGCCGCTGCGGCCCAGAGCCTGCTGGTCAACGACACGGCAGACTACGTTAAGGCCGTGCTGCGCCGGGCGCTGGGCGACGACAAGGCCTCGCTGCTGATCGACCGCATCCTGCTGGGTGGCGACGTATCGGGCATTGAAAGCCTGAAGTGGATGGACCCGCTGTCGGTGGCCGAGCTGCTGCGCAACGAGCACCCGCAGATCGTGGCCGCCATCCTGGTGCACCTGGACTACGAGCAATCGGCTGCCGTGCTCAAGCAGCTCACCGAGCGCCAGCGCAACGAAGTGCTGCTGCGCGTGGCCACGCTGGAAGGTATCCAGCCCACGGCCCTGAAAGATTTGAACGAAGTGCTGTTCAAGGTGCTGGCCGGTGGCGACAAGATCCGTAAATCCTCACTGGGCGGGGTCAAGGCGGCGGCTGAAATCATCAACTTGCTGGGGGCCAACATCGAAGGCACGGTCATAGAATCCATCAAGGGCTTTGACTCCGACCTGGCGCAGAAGATCGTGGACAAGATGTTTGTCTTCGACGACGTGGCCAAGCTGGACAACAAATCGATCCAGATGGTGCTCAAGGAAGTGGCTTCCGAGACCCTGGTCGTGGCGCTGAAGGGTGCCTCGCCCGAGCTCAAGGAGAAGATTCTGGCCAATATGTCCAGCCGGGCTGCCGAATCCATGCGCGAAGACCTGGAGTCGCGCGGGCCGATGCGCCTGTCCGAAGTCGAAGCGCAGCAAAAGGAAGTGCTGAAGATCGTGCGCCGTCTGGTAGACGAAGGCCAGGTGGTGTTGGGCGGAGGAGGCGACGATGGTTTTGTCTAACAACCGCAGTTCCTCCCGCGCCCATTCGCGCTTCATCCGTAGCGAAGAGCTGGGCGAGGTGTCCGAGTGGCGCTTTGGCGCGGTCGGGCCCCTGGTGCCCACCCCGCTGGACCTGCTGCCCGAACCCGAGCCCGAGCCGGAACCCGTCGAGCCCGAACAGGTCCGCCTGGACCGCGCCTGGGCCGACGGCCATGCCACCGGTCTGGCCCAGGGCCTGGCCGAAGCCACCCTGGAAGGCAACCAGAAACTCGACGATTTCGTGCAAAACCAGGGTGTGGAGACCGCACAGCACCTGGCCGACATGCTTGCCGCCATGCAGACCCGCCTGGCCCAGCTGGAGCAAGACATGGCCCAGCAGGTGCTGGCCCTGGCCTGCGGGCTGGCGCGCCAGGTGGTGCGCCGGGAGCTGAGCGTGGATACCGCCGCCCTGGAGCCGGTCATCCGCGAAGCACTGGGCATGCTGGTGATGGACGGCAAAGCCGCCGTCATCAAGCTGAACCCTGAGGATTGGGAAGTACTGCAAGCCCCGTTGAAAGCCGCCTTCCCCCTGCCTACGCTGACCTGGCTGGCTGACTTGGCGGTAGAGCGCGGGGGCTGCCTGGTCGAATCGGGCGGCACCGTGATTGATGGCACCTTGTCCAAGCGCTGGGAGCGGGCGGTGGCCAATCTGGGCCTGGCCTCGGCTTGGACGGATGGGGATGGAGATTCGGAAGATGGAAGCTGACCACTCTCCGGATACCCAGGTCTGGCCGCAGTTTCTGGCCGATGCGCAGCAGCGCGTGGACAGCGGCAGCACCCTGGAAGTGCGTGGCACCCTGACCCGCCTGGCGGGATTGGTGCTGGAGGCTGCAGGTGTGCGCAGTGCCGTGGGTTCGCAATGCCTGGTGTCCATGCCGGGCCGGCCTTCGGTGCTGGTGGAAGTGGTGGGTTTCTCCAACGACAAAGCCTTTTTGATGCCTGCCGGTGACGTGCACGGCCTGCGCAGTGGGGCCAGCGTGGTGCCTGCGCCGCCGTTTGTGTCCGTACCCCGTCTGGGCGATGCACGCCGCGACAAGGCCGCCGGGGTGGCGGGCGTGTTGCGTTTGCCGATTGGCGACGGCCTGCTGGGCCGGGTGGTGGATGCCCAGGGCGCACCGCTGGACCACGGCGGCCCCATCCGCAACGTGCGCTCGCAGCCACTGGACCGCAGCCCCATCAACGCCATGGACCGCGACCCGGTGCGCGAGCCGCTGGACACCGGCGTGCGCGCCATCAACGGCATGCTGACCGTGGGGCGCGGCCAGCGCATTGGCCTGTTTGCGGGCTCGGGCGTGGGCAAAAGCGTGCTGCTGGGCATGATGGCCCGCTACACCCAGGCCGACGTGATCGTGGTCGGCCTGATCGGCGAGCGGGGCCGTGAAGTCAAAGAATTTGTGGAAGACATTCTGGGCGCGGATGGCCGTGCCCGCTCGGTGGTGGTGGCCGCCCCGGCCGACGCGCCGCCGCTGCTGCGCCTGCAAGGGGCCGCCTACGCCACCGCCGTGGCCGAGTATTTTCGCGACAAAGGCCAGCACGTGCTGCTGCTGATGGACTCGCTCACCCGTTTTGCCATGGCCCAGCGGGAAATCGCCCTGGCCATTGGCGAGCCCCCGGCCACCAAGGGCTACCCGCCCTCGTGCTTTGCCAAACTGCCCCAGTTGGTGGAGCGCAGCGGCAACGGCTTGAACGGTGTGGGCTCGATCACCGCGTTCTATACCGTGCTGACCGAGGGCGACGACCAGCAGGACCCGATTGCCGATGCTGCCCGGGCTATTCTGGACGGCCACATCGTGCTGTCGCGCTCGCTGGCCGAGGCCGGGCACTTCCCGGCCATCGACATCGAGCAATCCGCCTCGCGGGTGATGCACAACGTGGTCAGCCCGGCGCATTTCGAGGCGGCGCGGCGCTTTCGCATGGTCAACTCGCGCTACCAGAAGGGCCGCGACCTGGTGCAGATTGGCGCCTATGCCGCGGGCTCCGACCCCGGGCTGGACGAAGCCATTCGCCTCAGCGGCGGCATGGCCGCGTTTTTGCAGCAGGGCATGTATGAGGCATCGCCCTTGCCGCGCAGTCTGGCCGAGATGGAACAAAGCATTCCCAAAGCCGCGGGTGCGCGATGACTAACGGGAAGTGCGTATGTCACTGCTAAGAACCCTGGCGTTGGCCGTAGAGGTGGCCAGCCG from Comamonadaceae bacterium OS-1 carries:
- the fliD gene encoding B-type flagellar hook-associated protein 2 codes for the protein MGISSTGIGSGLNVESIITKLVALETQPLTSLQLKATVIQTKISDYSQIKSLVSTLTDTASKLSLDSGWNTVAVSSSNSAAVTATVTGIASTTSFSVGVSQLAKAQSSVSDAVTAGAAVGSAGTLTLQLGTWGPARANATGSLFTPGSAASVNVTVAATDTMAQIAAKINDAGSGVVATVLTDASGDRLMLRSASTGEAQGFRVQAVDTGDGNSTNDTGLSALAFDLDLDPGNTAAPTVAAYGMGANTYQAGQNAKATINGIAVTSANNSFKDVVAGLTITASTVTTSDAELVTTNDKAALTKNIQAFVDAYNAVNKYLADATSYDDATKKSGDLQGDSTAIGLRNSLRSLLGTGVVGGSYKRLSDVGLSVARDGSLTVDATKLGTALDNPANVKILFAQKNTDASTNGIARKVKTFADGLLAFSGGLNNKADSLAAETKRNTTEQDKVTARAAAVEKRLRTTYTALDTKMAGLTALSTYITDQVAAWNSNK
- the fliS gene encoding flagellar secretion chaperone FliS, with protein sequence MFTPVSARAASAYKRVGAQTSIEGASPHQVICLLFEALVQSLNSARGAMARGDLEVKGQSIGKAVRILEEGLKAALDIESGGELAENLRGVYNYSILRLTTANLKNDIALVEEVTQLIVPVFDAWKSIPLPSVGNA
- the fliE gene encoding flagellar hook-basal body complex protein FliE yields the protein MDLRLSPVSTPLPTRAGVVQRPSTAGIADAKGPGFSSALKGALAEVSAAQNESTRLQKEVQMENPNVSLEETMVAIQKAQIGFQATLHVRNRMVQAYSDIMNMQV
- the fliG gene encoding flagellar motor switch protein FliG, whose amino-acid sequence is MDEQGLTDAAIFLMSLGEEEAAEVFKHLSPKEVQKLGETIAKTKVVTREKVDEVLVRFTNAAAAQSLLVNDTADYVKAVLRRALGDDKASLLIDRILLGGDVSGIESLKWMDPLSVAELLRNEHPQIVAAILVHLDYEQSAAVLKQLTERQRNEVLLRVATLEGIQPTALKDLNEVLFKVLAGGDKIRKSSLGGVKAAAEIINLLGANIEGTVIESIKGFDSDLAQKIVDKMFVFDDVAKLDNKSIQMVLKEVASETLVVALKGASPELKEKILANMSSRAAESMREDLESRGPMRLSEVEAQQKEVLKIVRRLVDEGQVVLGGGGDDGFV
- the fliI gene encoding flagellum-specific ATP synthase, with product MEADHSPDTQVWPQFLADAQQRVDSGSTLEVRGTLTRLAGLVLEAAGVRSAVGSQCLVSMPGRPSVLVEVVGFSNDKAFLMPAGDVHGLRSGASVVPAPPFVSVPRLGDARRDKAAGVAGVLRLPIGDGLLGRVVDAQGAPLDHGGPIRNVRSQPLDRSPINAMDRDPVREPLDTGVRAINGMLTVGRGQRIGLFAGSGVGKSVLLGMMARYTQADVIVVGLIGERGREVKEFVEDILGADGRARSVVVAAPADAPPLLRLQGAAYATAVAEYFRDKGQHVLLLMDSLTRFAMAQREIALAIGEPPATKGYPPSCFAKLPQLVERSGNGLNGVGSITAFYTVLTEGDDQQDPIADAARAILDGHIVLSRSLAEAGHFPAIDIEQSASRVMHNVVSPAHFEAARRFRMVNSRYQKGRDLVQIGAYAAGSDPGLDEAIRLSGGMAAFLQQGMYEASPLPRSLAEMEQSIPKAAGAR